In Fundulus heteroclitus isolate FHET01 unplaced genomic scaffold, MU-UCD_Fhet_4.1 scaffold_37, whole genome shotgun sequence, the following are encoded in one genomic region:
- the LOC118560025 gene encoding uncharacterized protein LOC118560025 has translation MATTNPEDKLEELAVMVKSMMRSQVARDLKIDKDFSRQEQKWKSIQHQFQQMQLQVHAVLGKSDVSEAHLQPTTSEAPTEESDGGDVQLARGSRTIIEPKFLPLSTDDDIEHFLTTFERMAQVCRWARDEWAVRLVPLLTGKARTAYVLMDMADSEDYEKVKEAILAKYEITADTYRRRFRCLKIEAEISEQIILEQFLRMVNPELEIWIRERDPKTAKEAATLAEVFTSARKGSKSTYFGRETHYAPSSKSTGGEQGSGQSQARNFSSSKQLPSQRPPNVKKSFHKSSAQDIRCYNCNGFGHTQHFCPALKSKPSLLCSVPRPAIEAVQKKVCTVSVLVNGQKEEALLDSGCFQSLVHASLISEEKLSGVGVKIKCVHGDEHVYPSAEVYLTVGGQTYLVHVAVVPSLPYSVILGNDIPTLFDLIHQRTG, from the exons ATGGCAACAACCAACCCTGAAGATAAGTTGGAGGAACTGGCGGTGATGGTGAAATCTATGATGCGGTCTCAAGTGGCTAGAGACCTGAAGATTGATAAAGATTTTTCCCGCCAGGAGCAGAAGTGGAAAAGCATACAGCATCAATTCCAACAAATGCAGCTTCAAGTGCATGCTGTACTTGGAAAATCTGATGTATCAGAAGCACATCTTCAACCCACGACATCTGAAGCACCTACAGAAGAATCAGATGGTGGTGATGTCCAGCTGGCTCGTGGTTCCAGGACCATAATTGAACCAAAGTTTCTTCCCTTATCCACGGATGATGACATTGAGCATTTCCTGACGACGTTCGAGAGGATGGCCCAGGTGTGTCGCTGGGCTAGAGATGAGTGGGCGGTTCGTCTGGTCCCTTTGTTGACCGGTAAGGCCCGCACAGCCTATGTTCTAATGGATATGGCTGACTCTGAGGACTatgaaaaagtgaaagaggcaATTCTGGCAAAATATGAAATCACTGCTGATACGTATCGACGCCGCTTCAGATGCCTGAAGATTGAAGCAG AAATATCCGAGCAGATAATTCTGGAGCAGTTTTTAAGAATGGTTAATCCAGAGTTGGAGATCTGGATCCGTGAGCGCGACCCGAAGACGGCAAAAGAAGCAGCTACTCTTGCAGAGGTCTTCACGTCAGCCAGGAAGGGGAGCAAGAGCACCTATTTTGGCCGAGAGACTCACTATGCCCCATCAAGTAAGTCCACTGGGGGTGAACAGGGCTCTGGTCAAAGTCAGGctagaaatttttctagttcaaAGCAGCTCCCTTCTCAAAGACCTCCTAATGTAAAAAAGTCATTTCACAAGTCTTCTGCGCAAGATATTAGATGTTACAATTGTAATGGCTTTGGCCATACGCAACATTTTTGCCCCGCCCTTAAATCAAAGCCATCACTTTTGTGTTCAGTGCCAAGACCAGCTATTGAGGCTGTGCAAAAGAAGGTTTGTACAGTTTCTGTTCTAGTGAATGGGCAAAAAGAAGAAGCTTTGCTTGATTCTGGGTGCTTCCAGTCTCTAGTGCATGCTAGCTTAATCTCTGAAGAAAAGCTAAGTGGGGTGGGGGTTAAGATAAAATGTGTACATGGAGATGAACATGTCTACCCAAGTGCTGAGGTGTATTTGACAGTGGGAGGTCAAACATACTTGGTACATGTAGCTGTAGTTCCCTCTTTGCCGTACTCCGTTATACTTGGTAATGATATCCCCACTCTTTTTGACCTGATTCACCA ACGGACGGGTTAG